A section of the Bacteroides sp. genome encodes:
- a CDS encoding type IX secretion system membrane protein PorP/SprF has translation MENRRKTYRLSLIPGILLLALMVNGPGVVPLKAQDPQFSQFYAAPLFIAPSFTGGTDGSRVVMNYRNQWPSIPGAFVTYAFSFDHYFHNYRSGAGILINRDQAGTGNLANNTASLLYSYNFQLDHRWTMRPGVSFSYSERSLDFYRLTFGDQLNLNGDHNQTTFNPVVPIEHIGYFDAAASVMAYSRIAWGGVTVDHLMRPNQTMVEGQKSRVPMKLSIFGGYRFDFGGDLMGDRGESISLAALYRNQGKYNQLDVGIYWSINPISLGVLYRGIPIFNNHVHGLFNNDAVVAMIGLRTNNFRIGYSYDMTVSRLINSTGGSHEISLIYHFNQGPPNKKPKMLPCPD, from the coding sequence CGGGAGTTGTTCCGTTGAAAGCACAGGACCCGCAGTTCTCCCAGTTTTATGCGGCACCCCTGTTTATCGCCCCTTCTTTTACGGGCGGTACCGACGGCAGCCGGGTGGTGATGAATTACCGAAACCAGTGGCCCTCGATTCCCGGGGCTTTTGTTACATACGCATTCTCCTTCGATCATTATTTCCACAACTACCGTAGTGGAGCAGGAATCCTGATCAACCGTGACCAGGCCGGCACCGGAAACTTGGCCAATAATACCGCCAGCTTGCTGTATTCTTATAACTTTCAGCTTGACCATCGTTGGACCATGCGTCCCGGGGTGTCTTTCAGCTATTCCGAGCGTTCGCTCGATTTTTACCGGCTTACCTTTGGCGACCAGCTTAACCTGAATGGGGATCACAATCAAACCACCTTTAACCCTGTGGTGCCTATTGAACACATTGGCTATTTTGATGCGGCCGCTTCCGTGATGGCTTATTCAAGAATTGCCTGGGGGGGTGTTACCGTAGATCACCTGATGCGACCCAATCAAACCATGGTGGAAGGTCAGAAAAGCAGGGTGCCCATGAAACTCTCCATCTTTGGAGGTTACCGCTTTGATTTCGGGGGCGACTTGATGGGCGACCGGGGTGAAAGCATTTCCCTTGCCGCGCTTTACCGTAACCAGGGAAAATACAATCAGCTGGACGTCGGAATCTACTGGAGTATTAACCCCATCTCACTCGGAGTTCTTTACAGGGGAATACCCATCTTTAACAACCATGTCCACGGACTCTTCAATAACGATGCCGTAGTGGCCATGATTGGCCTGCGAACGAATAATTTCCGCATTGGATACAGTTATGATATGACAGTTTCACGACTGATCAACTCTACCGGCGGCTCTCACGAGATTTCCCTGATTTACCACTTTAACCAGGGCCCGCCTAATAAGAAACCTAAGATGTTACCTTGTCCCGACTAA